A stretch of DNA from Leptospira wolffii serovar Khorat str. Khorat-H2:
TCAAGAGCCTGGAAGTCGGGATAGAAGAATTAAGAAAAAATAAAATTCTTCTAGAGGCAAAGATCGAAGGGGAAAATACCTCCATCCAGGAAAAAGAAATACGGATCCAATCCAACGACAAACGTCATGTGGAACTCCGGGATAGACTTAAAGAAGTCATCTACGATCTTATCAGCCAATTGGAGTCCCGTAAAAAGGAGGCTCTCGCCACCGAAGAGGAGAGAAATCGTTTAAAGGACGTGCTACTTTCCGAAGCGGACCGTATCCATTCCGTGAGTGAGGAACTCCGAAAAACTTTAAGCGGGTCCTATCACGAGGAAAATGCAAACCAGGCCTCGGTTCTTGTCGAATCTCTGCAAACGGAACCTTTCCGCGCCCGTTTGGGAGAATATTTCTCCTTAGAGGACAGTATCCGAAGCATGCTATTCGATCGGGACGGCTTCCTTTCTCAGAAGGAAGGCTTGGATCAGGAGATAGAGGACTTGATTCTGGAAAATGAGAATCATACCCGCTCCATCAAAGAATCCGGAATCACCATCGAAACCCTTAGGGAAGAGGTGGAAAGTATCCGGGAAAAAATCGTATTCTTAGAAAAACGAATCCTGGAATTGAATTCCGAACGAAATTCCAAGGTGGAGGGAGCCAAGTCCCTATCGGAAAGAATAGAAGAAGCCAGAAAAAGAATTCTTACGGCCCAAGAGTCCGAGAAGAATCATAACTCCAAAAAATCGGAGTTCGAAAAGGAAGTCGCGGAGTTAGAGCAGCAAATCGAGAATCGTTACAACGAATTCTTGGAAATGAGCCGCGCTTTGGATTCGGAAAAGGAAGCACTGCGCAATATCGTAAAGGAAATCCAAGGACTCAAAAACGAGATCCAAAGAAACCAGGAAGATTATAAGAATCTGTTCCCCATTCTCACCGAAAAAGAAAAGGCCGTTTCCGTCTTCAAGGTGCAATTGGAATCCTTCTCCGAAGAACTCTATAACGATTATTCCATCTCCGAACAGGAATTGTCCGACGAATTCAAGGACAGGAAAGTAGAGAAGGGAGAAAGCGAAAGCAAACTGAAACGATTGAAATCCGAGATCCAACTACTCGGTTCCATCAATCCTCTCTCCATCGAAGAATATCGTAACGTTAAGGAAATTTACGAGCACCATAGGACCCAAAAAGAGGATATCGAAAAGTCCAAAAACGATATCGCGGAGATTCTAAAGAACATCAACGAGGAATCCGAAAAGCTTTTCCGGGAGACCTTCGAAAAGATCCGGGAGAATTTCCAGGAAACCTTCTCCACCTTATTCAACGGGGGTAGAGCGCTTTTAGAACTCGTGGATGCGGAAGATAGTTTGAACGCGGGCATTGAGATCATGGCGGAACCTCCCGGCAAGCATGTGCAGAACCTAAGGCTACTCTCCGGAGGAGAAAAATCCTTAACTGCAATCGCTCTATTATTCGCGATTTATATGGTGAAACCTTCTCCTTTCTGCTTTCTGGACGAGATCGATGCGGCTCTGGACGAGGCAAATAAGCTTCGCTTTTGCCAGATCCTGGATAAGTTCAAGGACAAGTCCCAGTTCGTGGTCATCACTCACGCCCAGTCCACCATCCATCGTGCCAACTCCATTTTCGGAGTCACGAACGAGGAGCCTGGGATTTCTAAGATCATCAGTCTTAGATTGGACCAAGCCAGGGATTTCTCCGGCAAGGTCACCGAAGCGGTTTAGAATTTTGGAATGGAAGCGAAAAATTTCCAGGATCCCTTAATCATCGGAGGAAGGACATTCGGTTCCCGCTTATTTCTGGGAACGGGAAAGTTTCCTTCCGGACAATTCTTAGCCGACGCGATTCGGCTCTCCGAAACGGAGGTAGTCACGGTCGCATTGCGCCGCGTAGATATGGAATCTTCCGAGGATGATATTCTTTCCCGGATCGATCGAGACAAGATCCTACTCTTACCCAATACGAGCGGGGCGAGAAATGCGGAAGAAGCCGTCCGGTTGGCGAGACTTTCCCGGGAACTAGGGGGAGGAGATTGGTTAAAGCTGGAAGTCACTCCGGATCCGGTCTACCTTCTTCCCGATCCGGTGGAAACTCTGAAAGCCGCGGAGATTTTGGTGAAAGAGGGCTTCCATATTCTTCCCTATATCAACGCGGATCCGATTCTATGTAAACATCTGGAAGAAGTCGGTTGCGTCACCGTTATGCCTCTAGGTTCTCCTATAGGAACGAACCAAGGAATCCGCACCAGGGCGAACCTCGAAATCATAATCGAACAATCTAATATTCCCGTTGTGGTGGATGCCGGGCTCGGGCAACCTTCTCATGCCGCCGATGCGATGGAGATGGGAGCGGATGCGGTTCTTGTGAACACCGCGATCGCAATCGCTTCCGATCCTGGGCAGATCGCTTACGCTTTTCGCTTAGCGACGGAAGCGGGTAGGATCTCCTACAAGAACGGAGCGGGAAGAAAGGCTTCCCTCCGAACGGCAAGAGCTTCCAGCCCCTTGACAGGGTTCCTGGAAGAAGAGACCCGTTGATGTATACGGAAGTCTTTGAACGCCTTTCTTTTAAAGAGGCG
This window harbors:
- a CDS encoding chromosome segregation SMC family protein, whose protein sequence is MYLKSLNIVGFKTFADETEVILDPGFTAVVGPNGSGKSNIVDALKWVFGEKSAKGLRGDKMDDVIFHGSEARKPAGYAEVSVVFDNSSKLIKMDYPTIKLTRRLYADGNNEYLINDSRVQRKEIEKILLDTGIGKSSYSIMEQGKVDRILHSKPEERRLIFEEAAGISRFKMERQEALKKLSDTNQNLLRIQDIMNTMKKEMEVKEKQAEKAEEYFRLKQELDETDKVIRFLKFDTLTRKHSNSENELKEIKEKNRVLLERISSETGRIELLDSQKSELEKKVAEIDKKLLDHLTQTQIQKDKVESNKGIIQDYVDRIAEIRETLSKEESSQSILQIEKEKLEKEAIDLEGEIKSLEVGIEELRKNKILLEAKIEGENTSIQEKEIRIQSNDKRHVELRDRLKEVIYDLISQLESRKKEALATEEERNRLKDVLLSEADRIHSVSEELRKTLSGSYHEENANQASVLVESLQTEPFRARLGEYFSLEDSIRSMLFDRDGFLSQKEGLDQEIEDLILENENHTRSIKESGITIETLREEVESIREKIVFLEKRILELNSERNSKVEGAKSLSERIEEARKRILTAQESEKNHNSKKSEFEKEVAELEQQIENRYNEFLEMSRALDSEKEALRNIVKEIQGLKNEIQRNQEDYKNLFPILTEKEKAVSVFKVQLESFSEELYNDYSISEQELSDEFKDRKVEKGESESKLKRLKSEIQLLGSINPLSIEEYRNVKEIYEHHRTQKEDIEKSKNDIAEILKNINEESEKLFRETFEKIRENFQETFSTLFNGGRALLELVDAEDSLNAGIEIMAEPPGKHVQNLRLLSGGEKSLTAIALLFAIYMVKPSPFCFLDEIDAALDEANKLRFCQILDKFKDKSQFVVITHAQSTIHRANSIFGVTNEEPGISKIISLRLDQARDFSGKVTEAV
- a CDS encoding thiazole synthase, translated to MEAKNFQDPLIIGGRTFGSRLFLGTGKFPSGQFLADAIRLSETEVVTVALRRVDMESSEDDILSRIDRDKILLLPNTSGARNAEEAVRLARLSRELGGGDWLKLEVTPDPVYLLPDPVETLKAAEILVKEGFHILPYINADPILCKHLEEVGCVTVMPLGSPIGTNQGIRTRANLEIIIEQSNIPVVVDAGLGQPSHAADAMEMGADAVLVNTAIAIASDPGQIAYAFRLATEAGRISYKNGAGRKASLRTARASSPLTGFLEEETR